The Helicobacter sp. 11S03491-1 sequence TTTTTTGCCATAAATTTCTAAACCATACCTGGCATCTAAAATAGGTTTATCTTCTCGTGCTGTCTTTCCTGAAATAATCATTGTATTGGCTATACTACGTTGATTATGGGTGAATTCTATGGATTCTCTTCCTGAAATCTTACCGCTTTGGTAATCTCCGTTAAGTCGTTGAGCAATTTTAAACAAATTAAAATGTCCTTTTTGTCTCAAACACAAAAAAGGATAAAGTAAATCTTCGCACCCGGATTCTAAAACCCCACACTCAACATTAATTCCTGCCTTTTTTAATCTCTGAGATCCTCCATGGGCTTCTCCTTGTCTCTCTAATGCCCCAATTACAATTTTTTTAGGTCTGATATTTTCTAAAAGCTCTGCGCATGGAGGAGTTTTGCCATAATGGTTACAAGGCTCTAAAGTAACATAAATGCTGCATTTCTCAAAAATACCTTGATGGTGATGTTGCAGATAATGATGGATATCTTGAGATTGGCTAAATGGGCATACTTTACCACTCAAAACCTCATAGGCATCTTTGAGCGCATTGATTTCAGCATGCGCATAACCACTGCGTGTATGAGCGCGAATTGAAAGTATTTCACCTCCCTCCCCTAAAACCATAGCGCCCACAGCAGGATTAGGAAGCGTAAGACTCTGGTATCGCCATGCCTCTTGTATGCACAAAGACAATAACTCTTCATCTGAATTCAATCTCTCTCCTTTAGAAAAACAATATTATAAGATAGGATTCAAACTCATCTTCATTTTTAAGAGTACGAATTCTACACAAACTAAAATTTTAACCTCCTTTAATATTGGCAATCTGTATGGAATTGAATATTTTTACTTGCAAATAGCCAATCTCAATAAGATTAATTTTGTTATGAGATAATCCTATTTTTTAATTTATATGGATTTTTACTAATTTTATAAAATTAGCTTTGCACAAGATTAAGGAAAAATAATGAAATTACCTGTTTTTAATTTCAAACAATGCAAAAATGATATACTTTCAGGATCTGTTGTTGCAGTTGCCCTCATTCCTGAAGCTACCGCCTTTTCGTTAGTGGCAAATTTTGATCCTATTGTAGGGCTTTATACTGCTTTTATTCTTGGACTCATCAGCGCACTCATTGGAGGAAAACCCGGCATGATTAGTGGAGCTGCCGGATCTATGGTGGTAGTCATGGTAGGGCTCTCCATAACACATGGTCTTCAATATGTCTTGTGGGCAAGCATTTTAGCAGGAATTTTCCAAATCTTTATAGGAATTTTCAAATTAGGAAAATTCATTCGTTTTGTACCTCAACCTGCAATTTTTGGATTTGTGAATGGACTAGCTATGGTAATTGCAATGAGTCAAATACAATTTTTTAAAAATGAAGGGCTAATTATGTATATCCTTGTAGGGATTACAATGGCTATCATGTTTATCCTCCCCCGTTTCACTCAAGCAATTCCGGCAGGACTTGTGGCTATCATTGGATTAGGTTTGGTATCTTATTATTTTCATTTGGATACTAAAAATGTTGCTGATTTAGGCAATATCAGCGGGAGTTTGCCTCATTTTTCTATCCCTCAAGCCCCTCTAAATTGGGAAACATTAAAAATTATTTTGCCTTATTCTGTAATTTTAGCACTTGTAGGCTTGATAGAGGCGCTCTTGACATTATCTGTCTTGGATGAACTCAATGCCAAAAGAGGCAATGGCAATAAAGAATGTATTGCACAAGGCATTGGGAATACAACTTGTGGATTTTTTGGAGCTATGGCAGGGTGCGCAATGATTGGACAAAGCATTATCAATTCTACCTCAGGAGGAACCACAAGATTATCTTCAGCCACTGCAGCAATTTTGCTTATCATTTTTGCTGTAAGCATCCCTAATATCATTGGAGAAATTCCAATTGGAGTCTTAGTGGGCATTATGTTTATGGTATCTATCAAAACCTTTGAATGGGCAAGCATCTCAAGATTAAAATCCATGAGCAAACCGGATGCCTTTATCCTTGTTGTTGTTACAGTGATTACTATCTTTGCAGACCTGGCTGTTGCTGTTATTGTTGGAGTGATTATCTCAGCTCTTGTTTTTGCCTACCAACAAGCTAAAATTAAAGCTTTTATAAGTTTTCAAAAAGATGGGACAAAAGTTTATAAACTTGAAGGTCCTTTGTTTTTTGGCTCTAGCACAGGCTTTCTCAACGATCTCTTTGATATCCGAACAGATCCAAATAATGTTATCATTGATTTTAGCAAAACTAGAGTCATGGATAGCACCGGGGTAGAAGCAATCGATAAAATTACAAAAAAATATATCTCTCAAGGCAAAACTCTCAAACTCCGTCATCTCAGCCAAGATTGCAAAAAAGCACTTCAATTAGCCCAAAAATATTGCACTTATGAACTCGATGATCCTGATTATAAAGTTGCAAGGGATATTTAAATCCTTTTTAATCCCTTAGAATATTTTTCTAAGGGATTAAAAACCTAATGAAAAAGAGGAAGTTGCAAAAATCCATTGATTACCAGTGCATTAATCAAATCAATAAAAAATGCTCCCACCAAAGGCACAACAACAAATGCCACGTGTGAATACCCATAGTGATTTGTAATTGTCTGCATATTTACCATTGCTGTAGGGGTTGCTCCTAAACCAAAACCACAATGTCCCGCAGCAAAAACGGCAGCATCATAATCTTTGCCACAAAATCTAAATGTTATAAAAATAGCATATAAGATCATCATAACTACTTGACACACAAGAATAACCAACATAGGCAGTGCCAAAGCCACAAGTTGCCAAAGGTTAATAGTCATCAATGCAAATGCCAGGAATAAAGACAAGCTTACATTTCCAAGAACAGATATTTCACGATCAAAAACTCTGTGAATATGCAAGGCTGAAAGAATATTCCTGATGATAACCCCTATAAAAAGACACCATACAAATGTGGGTAATGTAAAGCTTGAGTTTGCTTTTACCCATTCAGAAATACTTGTCCCTAAAAGCAAAGCTATAGCAATTAAAGCTAGAGACTCTACAAAGCTTGACGCTGTGATCAAGCGTTCTTTTTTAGGGGATTCAAATCCAACAGGGGCAATGGTATTGTCAGTTGTTTTTTCGGAATTATGTGGAGTTTTTAGACGATATTTTTTGATAAGATAACGTGCTACAGGTCCTCCAATAATCCCACCACTTACGAGTCCAAAAGTCGCGCATGCCATAGCCACTTCCATGGCAGCAGAAAAATCATAAGGGGCAGCTTTGAATACTCCTGC is a genomic window containing:
- the ribD gene encoding bifunctional diaminohydroxyphosphoribosylaminopyrimidine deaminase/5-amino-6-(5-phosphoribosylamino)uracil reductase RibD codes for the protein MNSDEELLSLCIQEAWRYQSLTLPNPAVGAMVLGEGGEILSIRAHTRSGYAHAEINALKDAYEVLSGKVCPFSQSQDIHHYLQHHHQGIFEKCSIYVTLEPCNHYGKTPPCAELLENIRPKKIVIGALERQGEAHGGSQRLKKAGINVECGVLESGCEDLLYPFLCLRQKGHFNLFKIAQRLNGDYQSGKISGRESIEFTHNQRSIANTMIISGKTAREDKPILDARYGLEIYGKKAPNIKILSTHKKFDSSIPLFHVHERHVQICSEPSELGLDCGFNLIEGGWKLFETLSSFVDMVLIHISPTIISNSANNGFFWQGKMLHTQKLGDDGLIWIKKF
- a CDS encoding SulP family inorganic anion transporter, with protein sequence MKLPVFNFKQCKNDILSGSVVAVALIPEATAFSLVANFDPIVGLYTAFILGLISALIGGKPGMISGAAGSMVVVMVGLSITHGLQYVLWASILAGIFQIFIGIFKLGKFIRFVPQPAIFGFVNGLAMVIAMSQIQFFKNEGLIMYILVGITMAIMFILPRFTQAIPAGLVAIIGLGLVSYYFHLDTKNVADLGNISGSLPHFSIPQAPLNWETLKIILPYSVILALVGLIEALLTLSVLDELNAKRGNGNKECIAQGIGNTTCGFFGAMAGCAMIGQSIINSTSGGTTRLSSATAAILLIIFAVSIPNIIGEIPIGVLVGIMFMVSIKTFEWASISRLKSMSKPDAFILVVVTVITIFADLAVAVIVGVIISALVFAYQQAKIKAFISFQKDGTKVYKLEGPLFFGSSTGFLNDLFDIRTDPNNVIIDFSKTRVMDSTGVEAIDKITKKYISQGKTLKLRHLSQDCKKALQLAQKYCTYELDDPDYKVARDI
- the gltS gene encoding sodium/glutamate symporter, whose product is MQTISLNIYVTLVCMVAVLLLGRFFIKKIKFLRDYNIPEPVVGGIVAAVIVLIVYKMFHFELKFDTSLKDPLMLAFFATIGLSADFASLKKGGKILVIFLVVVVGLLFLQNIIGVAVAKIMGVNPLIGMLGGSITMSGGHGTGAAWAGVFKAAPYDFSAAMEVAMACATFGLVSGGIIGGPVARYLIKKYRLKTPHNSEKTTDNTIAPVGFESPKKERLITASSFVESLALIAIALLLGTSISEWVKANSSFTLPTFVWCLFIGVIIRNILSALHIHRVFDREISVLGNVSLSLFLAFALMTINLWQLVALALPMLVILVCQVVMMILYAIFITFRFCGKDYDAAVFAAGHCGFGLGATPTAMVNMQTITNHYGYSHVAFVVVPLVGAFFIDLINALVINGFLQLPLFH